The Nerophis lumbriciformis linkage group LG15, RoL_Nlum_v2.1, whole genome shotgun sequence genome window below encodes:
- the LOC133616021 gene encoding protein lin-7 homolog C yields the protein MASLGEPVRLERDINRAIELLDKLQRTGEVPPQKLQALQKVLQSEFCNAVREVYEHVYETVDINSSPEVRANATAKATVAAFAASEGHSHPRVVELPKTEEGLGFNIMGGKEQNSPIYISRIIPGGIADRHGGLKRGDQLLSVNGVSVEGEHHEKAVELLKAAQGTVKLVVRYTPKVLEEMESRFEKMRSAKRRQQNNYPQ from the exons ATGGCGTCGCTTGGGGAGCCTGTGCGTTTGGAAAGAG ATATTAACAGGGCCATTGAACTGCTTGACAAGCTCCAAAGAACGGGGGAAGTTCCTCCTCAGAAGCTGCAAGCCTTGCAGAAGGTCTTACAAAGTGAATTCTGTAATGCTGTCAGAGAA GTGTACGAGCACGTGTATGAGACCGTGGACATTAACAGCAGTCCTGAAGTCAGAGCCAACGCTACAGCAAAG GCGACTGTGGCAGCATTTGCAGCCAGTGAAGGACACTCGCACCCGCGTGTTGTAGAACTGCCCAAAACAGAAGAAGGCCTGGGATTCAACATCATGGGTGGAAAGGAACAAAACTCTCCCATTTACATCTCACGGATCATACCGGGCGGCATTGCCGACCGACATGGTGGCCTGAAGAGAGGCGATCAGCTTTTGTCCGTCAACGGTGTC AGCGTGGAAGGTGAGCACCACGAGAAAGCCGTGGAACTCCTCAAAGCTGCTCAGGGCACGGTGAAACTGGTCGTGAGGTACACCCCCAAAGTCCTCGAGGAAATGGAGTCACGTTTTGAGAAAATGAGGTCGGCGAAACGTCGGCAGCAGAACAACTATCCCCAGTAG